A region from the Drosophila takahashii strain IR98-3 E-12201 chromosome 2L, DtakHiC1v2, whole genome shotgun sequence genome encodes:
- the LOC108059229 gene encoding neurofilament heavy polypeptide has protein sequence MSDENKKENLKDASTGTEKIKKSSKDANNTERSSVSFNERDEENKEPPSSISLKQGPKVAPKPKKSALSKSSSQDGKDADEKPGFSKSFEKESKGSPAITKEIEIAEDDSKTLVQSIPGKVLLKESEAVKPQNSRDFQKYPSSDKVNEIPSTRRVREPFDSFDREEYLAELIDYDRSSEDQKQDKKQTWEPDNVLRRRLPSEHEFNSTSSLKGEEEEIDSIGSATMRGSYRDRSQKADDDRGVILAEVINMGRLKELKNERESSMDFLKQPRVDRSIDEIRGAQTTGTSRHHVEEINYRENSSDDDDNEPVKHKGTITKLFCLTQKRVEEKETPKEDEEPKVTEEKKPPPKQEIELEAKKPWSFPITETFSEIPGEQQPLRENQKVKLGKRSRKIRSIGINTDISRKSGRPKVTTYDKETDLGVYHDGGRLRDIGQVTERLSKSRKNYKYKTEPEDGPIEIGPSIDNQKREIGVNTKILPKTKDPPISGEHTHKGDRFRDFGTNTDKPFLPIDDGTKVIYMEPIKSDENKLNKLIVDPPLDNGPYKMPTKEDRRSYYEGCEYHFPGRTGWRRLFYNRTHGKYELRRCNHWVYTLIFALLYISFVILFSMAWFDYVTDEVTTKKAPTTKMVQPTITFAPIGPRTNPKTISFDPRNNTEVMEKYASIMALLEKYGDTGKNLRFGTCNAYEKFGYPSGTPCIFLKVNRIIGFKTEPYSNSDDLVNAKLGENDFNDLKGLLDNSTSNNRTWFTCRTDTDTNVQIEFHPEPSIQTEFTDIKEKIEFVGDKGKKSFFSSNDLNRIVALKIQNLKANERVHVNCKMWARNIHHKHEGYGQVAFYVLLATDKNRERVEKVLRHHDSL, from the coding sequence atgtcggacgaaaataaaaaagaaaatttgaagGATGCTTCAACTGGTAccgaaaagataaaaaaatctTCGAAAGATGCGAATAATACTGAAAGGTCCTCTGTTAGTTTCAATGAAAGAGatgaagaaaataaagaaCCTCCATCTTCTATAAGTCTTAAGCAAGGTCCCAAAGTAGCACCCAAACCGAAAAAATCTGCCTTAAGTAAATCAAGTTCACAAGATGGAAAGGATGCAGATGAAAAGCCAGGATTTTCCAAATCATTTGAGAAAGAAAGTAAGGGCAGTCCAGCAATTACAAAGGAAATAGAGATTGCAGAAGATGATTCAAAGACTTTAGTACAATCCATACCCGGGAAGGTACTACTAAAAGAATCTGAAGCTGTAAAGCCCCAAAACTCCAGGGACTTTCAAAAATATCCCTCATCAGATAAAGTAAATGAAATCCCTTCAACAAGGCGAGTTCGAGAGCCTTTCGATTCATTTGATAGGGAAGAATACCTGGCTGAATTAATAGATTATGATCGATCGTCAGAAGATCAGAAGCAGGATAAGAAGCAAACCTGGGAGCCAGACAATGTTCTTAGGCGCCGTCTTCCCAGCGAACATGAATTTAATTCAACTTCAAGTCTTAAAGGAGAGGAAGAAGAAATCGATTCCATTGGATCTGCGACCATGCGAGGTAGCTATCGAGATCGTTCCCAAAAAGCCGATGACGATAGGGGTGTGATCTTAGCTGAGGTAATCAATATGGGAAGGCTGAAGGAGCTGAAGAATGAACGCGAATCCAGTATGGATTTTCTTAAACAACCCAGAGTTGATAGAAGTATAGATGAGATCAGAGGTGCCCAGACTACAGGAACCAGCAGACATCATGTggaagaaataaattataggGAAAACTCaagtgatgatgatgataatgaaCCAGTAAAACACAAAGGCACCATTACGAAACTATTTTGTCTGACACAAAAGAGAGTGGAAGAAAAGGAAACTCCCAAAGAAGATGAAGAACCTAAAGTTACGGAAGAAAAGAAACCTCCTCCAAAGCAAGAAATCGAGTTAGAGGCAAAGAAACCTTGGAGTTTTCCCATAACAGAGACATTTTCCGAAATACCTGGCGAGCAACAGCCACTGCGAGAAAACCAAAAGGTTAAATTGGGAAAAAGAAGTAGGAAAATCAGATCAATAGGAATCAATACGGATATAAGTAGGAAATCGGGAAGACCAAAAGTCACCACTTATGATAAAGAAACCGACTTGGGAGTTTATCATGATGGCGGAAGACTGCGAGATATAGGCCAAGTCACAGAAAGATTGTCGAAGAGTCGGaagaattataaatataaaactgaGCCAGAAGATGGACCCATAGAGATAGGACCCTCCATCGATAatcaaaaaagggaaataggAGTTAATACCAAGATCCTACCGAAAACAAAAGATCCACCCATTTCTGGAGAGCATACACATAAGGGAGATCGATTTAGGGACTTTGGGACCAACACAGATAAACCTTTTCTCCCCATAGACGATGGTACCAAGGTGATCTATATGGAACCCATTAAGTCGGATGAGAACAAACTAAATAAACTCATTGTGGACCCTCCACTAGATAATGGGCCCTACAAGATGCCAACAAAGGAGGACAGGAGATCGTATTACGAGGGCTGTGAATATCATTTTCCAGGTCGAACCGGATGGCGCCGACTTTTCTACAATAGAACTCATGGGAAATACGAATTACGACGTTGTAATCACTGGGTTTACACACTCATCTTTGCACTACTTTATATATCCTTCGTCATACTCTTTTCAATGGCCTGGTTCGATTATGTCACAGATGAGGTTACCACCAAAAAGGCACCCACAACAAAGATGGTTCAACCCACTATCACTTTTGCTCCCATAGGACCTCGAACTAATCCCAAAACAATATCATTCGATCCTAGGAATAATACTGAAGTGATGGAAAAGTATGCTAGCATAATGGCTCTATTGGAAAAATATGGTGATACTGGAAAAAATCTACGATTTGGAACTTGCAATGCCTACGAAAAGTTTGGCTATCCAAGTGGTACTCCCTGCATTTTTCTTAAAGTAAATCGCATAATTGGCTTTAAGACCGAACCATACTCTAATTCCGATGATCTTGTTAATGCCAAACTGGGTGAAAATGACTTTAATGATCTAAAGGGTCTATTAGATAATTCCACCTCCAATAATCGTACTTGGTTTACTTGCCGCACGGATACAGATACCAATGTGCAAATTGAATTCCATCCTGAACCGTCTATCCAAACGGAATTTacggatattaaagaaaaaattgagTTTGTCGgggataaaggaaaaaagtctTTCTTCAGCTCAAACGATTTAAATCGAATAGTGGCTCTTAAGATCCAAAACCTAAAGGCAAACGAACGTGTCCACGTAAATTGCAAAATGTGGGCTCGTAATATTCATCATAAACACGAGGGCTACGGTCAAGTTGCATTCTATGTATTATTAGCTACGGATAAAAATCGAGAAAGAGTGGAGAAAGTACTCAGGCACCATGATTCGTTGTAA
- the GABA-B-R1 gene encoding gamma-aminobutyric acid type B receptor subunit 1 gives MTSDGAVTFWIFLLCLIASPHLKGGVAGRPDELHIGGIFPIAGKGGWQGGQACMPAARLALDDVNKQPNLLPGFKLILHSNDSECEPGLGASVMYNLLYNKPQKLMLLAGCSTVCTTVAEAAKMWNLIVLCYGASSPALSDRKRFPTLFRTHPSATVHNPTRIKLMKKFGWSRVAILQQAEEVFISTVEDLENRCMEAGVEIVTRQSFLSDPTDAVRNLRRQDARIIVGLFYVVAARRVLCEMYKQQLYGRAHVWFFIGWYEDNWYEVNLKAEGITCTVEQMRIAAEGHLTTEALMWNQNNQTTISGMTAEEFRHRLNQALIEEGYDINHDRYPEGYQEAPLAYDAVWSVALAFNKTMDRLTSGKKSLRDFTYTDKEIADEIYAAMNSTQFLGVSGVVAFSSQGDRIALTQIEQMVDGKYEKLGYYDTQLDNLSWLNTEQWIGGKVPQDRTIVTHVLRTVSLPLFVCMCTISSCGIFVAFALIIFNIWNKHRRVIQSSHPVCNTIMLFGVIICLISVILLGIDGRFVSPEEYPKICQARAWLLSTGFTLAYGAMFSKVWRVHRFTTKAKTDPKKKVEPWKLYTMVSGLLSIDLVILLSWQIFDPLQRYLETFPLEDPVSTTDDIKIRPELEHCESQRNSMWLGLVYGFKGLILVFGLFLAYETRSIKVKQINDSRYVGMSIYNVVVLCLITAPVGMVIASQQDASFAFVALAVIFCCFLSMLLIFVPKVIEVIRHPKDKAESKYNPDSAISKEDEERYQKLVTENEELQRLITQKEEKIRVLRQRLVERGDGAKGTELNGATGAASAAVATTSQPASLINASSAHATPAATLAITQDTHEHRT, from the exons ATGACAAGTGATGGTGCTGTTACgttttggatatttttgctttgtttgatCGCCTCGCCGCACCtgaaagggggcgtggccgggagGCCCGATGAGCTGCACATCGGCGGCATCTTTCCGATAGCCGGCAAGGGAGGATGGCAGGGCGGACAGGCCTGTATGCCTGCCGCAAGACTGGCGTTGGATGATGTCAACAAGCAGCCGAATCTGCTGCCGGGCTTCAAGCTCATCCTGCACAGCAATGACAGCGAG TGTGAGCCCGGTTTGGGCGCCAGCGTGATGTACAATCTGCTCTATAATAAACCGCAAAAGCTGATGCTGTTGGCTGGATGCAGCACGGTCTGCACCACTGTGGCCGAGGCTGCCAAAATGTGGAATCTAATTGTG CTCTGCTATGGGGCCTCTAGTCCGGCTCTGTCGGATCGCAAACGGTTTCCCACACTATTCCGCACCCATCCATCGGCCACGGTGCACAATCCCACACGCATCAAGCTGATGAAGAAGTTTGGATGGTCACGAGTGGCCATTCTGCAACAGGCCGAGGAGGTCTTTATATCG ACCGTAGAGGATCTCGAGAATCGATGCATGGAGGCTGGCGTTGAAATCGTAACTAGACAATCATTTCTTTCCGATCCAACAGACGCCGTGCGCAATTTGCGACGCCAGGATGCACGCATCATTGTGGGACTCTTCTATGTGGTGGCCGCCCGACGGGTTCTCTGCGAGATGTACAAGCAGCAGCTCTATGGTAGAGCCCATGTATGGTTCTTCATTG GCTGGTACGAAGACAATTGGTACGAGGTCAACCTAAAAGCAGAGGGCATTACCTGCACTGTAGAGCAAATGCGGATAGCTGCCGAGGGACATCTGACGACAGAAGCTCTTATGTGGAATCAGAACAATCAGACAACTATATCCGGAATGACTGCAGAGGAATTTCG ACATCGACTGAATCAGGCGTTAATCGAAGAGGGTTACGACATTAATCACGATCGCTACCCGGAGGGTTATCAGGAGGCTCCGCTTGCCTACGATGCCGTATGGAGTGTGGCTTTGGCTTTCAACAAAACTATGGATCGATTGACTAGCGGTAAGAAATCTCTGAGGGACTTTACCTATACGGACAAGGAAATTGCCGACGAAATCTACGCTGCCATGAACTCCACTCAGTTTCTGGGTGTTTCg GGCGTGGTGGCCTTCAGTTCTCAGGGCGATCGTATTGCTCTTACTCAGATCGAGCAGATGGTGGACGGAAAGTACGAGAAATTGGGCTACTACGATACCCAATTGGATAACCTATCCTGGTTGAATACTGAGCAGTGGATTGGTGGCAAG GTTCCTCAAGATCGCACAATTGTCACTCATGTTCTACGCACCGTATCCTTGCCATTATTCGTGTGCATGTGCACCATCTCCAGTTGCGGCATCTTTGTTGCCTTCGCCTTGATCATCTTTAATATATGGAATAAGCATAGAAG agTAATACAATCCTCGCATCCCGTTTGCAATACGATCATGTTATTTGGTGTCATCATCTGTCTTATATCTGTCATCTTACTGGGTATCGACGGACGCTTTGTCAGCCCCGAGGAATATCCAAAG atatgtCAAGCTAGAGCTTGGTTACTATCCACCGGTTTTACATTAGCATACGGTGCTATGTTCAGCAAGGTCTGGCGTGTGCACCGATttacaacaaaagcaaaaactgACCCGAAG aAAAAAGTGGAACCTTGGAAGCTATACACCATGGTTTCGGGACTCTTATCAATAGATTTAGTGATATTACTCTCATGGCAGATCTTTGATCCGCTGCAGCGTTATCTCGAAACATTCCCACTCGAAGATCCAGTATCTACTACTGATGATATTAAAATACGTCCAGAGCTTGAGCATTGTGAAAGTCAACGCAACTCCATGTGGTTGG gTCTCGTTTATGGCTTCAAGGGGCTAATCCTGGTGTTTGGCCTCTTCTTGGCCTACGAGACGCGCTCCATTAAAGTGAAACAGATCAACGATTCGCGTTATGTGGGCATGAGCATCTATAATGTGGTGGTCCTATGTTTGATAACAGCTCCGGTGGGCATGGTCATTGCATCGCAACAGGACGCGTCCTTTGCCTTCGTTGCTCTAGCTGTGATATTCTGTTGTTTCCTAAGCATGCTGCTGATATTTGTGCCAAAG GTCATTGAGGTCATACGTCATCCCAAGGATAAGGCCGAGTCGAAATACAATCCCGATTCGGCCATATCAAAGGAGGATGAAGAACGCTATCAGAAACTTGTTACCGAAAACGAGGAATTGCAACGATTAATAACACAG AAGGAGGAAAAGATACGAGTCCTGCGACAACGGCTGGTGGAGCGGGGCGACGGGGCCAAGGGCACAGAACTGAATGGTGCAACAGGTGCCGCCTCTGCCGCCGTCGCGACAACCTCGCAGCCCGCTTCCCTCATCAACGCATCATCCGCACATGCCACACCTGCCGCCACACTCGCAATCACACAAG atacTCATGAGCATCGTACATGA
- the CIAPIN1 gene encoding anamorsin homolog — MEQFKGLQKSLYIWTDSADLDKRVEELKAATGGEVALENVHRLSFSSYANSSFDLIVIECAQLTDSYVKLLHMLKPSGKLHLVSFIGPAANLLQEVKLSGFINCREDSKDALTAEKPGYETGSSARLSFAKKNASAVNVWKISGDDEELIDEEDLLDEEDKQKPDPAGLRVCSTTGKRKACKNCSCGLAEELETEKQSQTATENAKSSCGNCYLGDAFRCSTCPYLGMPAFKPGEKVELGGNLLKSDI; from the exons ATGGAGCAATTCAAGGGTCTGCAGAAATCCCTGTATATATGGACGGATAGCGCCGATCTGGACAAGCGTGTGGAGGAGCTAAAGGCGGCCACCGGCGGCGAGGTGGCCCTGGAAAATGTGCACCGTCTCTCGTTTT CCTCCTATGCCAACTCCAGTTTCGATCTGATTGTCATTGAATGCGCCCAGTTGACCGACAGTTATGTAAAACTGCTGCACATGCTGAAACCCAGTGGCAAACTCCATTTGGTGTCCTTCATTGGACCGGCGGCTAATCTCCTGCAGGAGGTCAAGCTATCTGGATTTATCAACTGCAGGGAGGACTCCAAGGATGCCCTGACCGCCGAGAAGCCGGGCTACGAGACGGGATCCTCGGCCAGGCTGTCGTTTGCCAAGAAGAACGCCAGTGCCGTGAATGTCTGGAAGATTAGCGGCGATGATGAGGAGCTGATCGATGAGGAGGATCTGCTGGACGAGGAGGACAAACAGAAGCCGGATCCCGCGGGTCTGCGTGTCTGCAGCACCACGGGAAAGCGCAAGGCCTGCAAAAATTGCTCCTGCGGCTTGGCGGAGGAACTGGAGACCGAAAAACAAAGCCAGACGGCCACCGAGAATGCCAAGTCCAGCTGCGGAAAT TGCTACCTGGGCGACGCCTTTCGCTGCTCCACTTGCCCCTACCTGGGAATGCCCGCCTTTAAGCCCGGCGAGAAGGTGGAACTGGGTGGAAACCTCCTCAAATCCGACATTTAA
- the yellow-c gene encoding protein yellow: MNPLGMVSLGLILCLIACASAKLEEKFSWKQLAFDWPTPEAEAEAKRNGHYIEENNLPLGVERWQNRIFVTVPRWKAGVAATLNYIDLNSTEKSPKLHPYPSWEANKLPIDVQPQDQKTPSGGRLDADKAQDAGIQLKDNATIISTFRIQVDVCDRLWVLDTGLADILGSPKQITPNSILVFDLKTDTLVRRFTIPADQSKEDSFFANIVVDADRSECQDSFAYIPDLGAYGVIVYSLRNDKSYRVKHNFFHFDPLQGDFNVGGVNFQWTDGVFGLAVGPMNPDHSKDIYFHALASTKEFKVSNRVLQNESHVTGGDSYYDFKYVGDRGMNGQSTAEVFDPETGVIFYTQVNKDAIACWNIKRPYTPDTQGLIDSDSHTLVFPNDMKIDNEGTIWVLSDKMPTYLYKELDPSAVNYRILTGQNRDLIKGTPCEM; this comes from the exons ATGAACCCCCTGGGAATGGTGAGTCTGGGCCTAATCTTGTGCCTGATCGCCTGTGCATCGGCCAAGTTGGAGGAGAAGTTCTCGTGGAAGCAGCTGGCCTTCGATTGGCCCACTCCGGAGGCCGAGGCGGAGGCCAAACGCAATGGCCACTACATCGAGGAGAACAATTTGCCACTGGGCGTGGAGCGCTGGCAAAACAGAATCTTTGTCACTGTGCCAAG atGGAAGGCTGGAGTTGCTGCCACCCTCAACTATATCGATCTCAATTCGACGGAGAAGTCGCCCAAACTGCACCCGTATCCCAGTTGGGAAGCCAACAAGCTGCCCATCGATGTGCAGCCGCAGGATCAGAAGACGCCATCGGGCGGAAGGTTGGATGCTGACAAGGCTCAGGATGCCGGCATTCAGCTGAAGGACAACGCGACCATTATCTCCACCTTCCGCATTCAAGTGGACGTCTGCGATCGCCTGTGGGTTCTCGACACCGGTTTGGCCGACATCCTGGGCAGTCCCAAGCAGATTACACCAAATTCCATCCTGGTCTTTGACCTGAAAACGGATACCTTGGTGCGACGTTTCACTATTCCTGCCGATCAGTCGAAGGAGGATTCGTTCTTTGCAAATATT GTTGTGGATGCCGATCGCTCAGAGTGCCAGGATTCCTTTGCCTATATTCCTGATCTGGGTGCCTATGGTGTGATTGTCTACTCCCTGAGGAACGACAAATCCTATCGCGTCAAGCACAACTTCTTCCACTTCGATCCGCTGCAGGGCGATTTCAATGTGGGCGGCGTAAACTTCCAGTGGACCGATGGCGTCTTTGGCCTCGCCGTGGGACCCATGAACCCGGATCACTCGAAGGACATCTACTTCCATGCTTTGGCCAGCACCAAGGAGTTCAAGGTCTCCAACCGAGTGCTGCAAAACGAATCGCATGTGACCGGTGGCGATTCGTACTATGACTTTAAGTACGTCGGTGACCGTGGCATGAATGGTCAGTCCACCGCCGAGGTCTTTGATCCCGAGACTGGGGTTATTTTCTACACGCAAGTGAACAAAGACGCCATTGCCTGCTGGAATATCAAGCGTCCCTACACTCCGGACACCCAGGGACTCATCGATTCCGATTCGCACACTCTCGTCTTCCCGAACGACATGAAGATCGACAACGAAGGCACCATTTGGGTGCTTTCCGACAAGATGCCGACGTATTTGTACAAGGAACTCGATCCCTCGGCCGTCAATTATCGCATTCTAACCGGCCAGAACCGCGATCTCATCAAGGGTACACCATGCGAAATGTGA